GGTGAAGGCGACGACCACGATGAGCAGGCCCATGACCCACCCGATCGCCTCGGCGCCCGCCGAGAGCGACACCGTGACCGCGCCGTCCGCGCCGGTGGACACGCTGCCGCCGAAGATGGTGAGCGACTGCTTGAGCGCCTGCGGGAATCCGGCCAGGCCGGTGGCCTGGTCCTCGGGCAGCACCAGCAGGATGCCGAGCACCGGCAGGCCGTAGAGCAGGCCGGTCGCGATCACGGACTTCGCGATCCCGGCGGGCACGTCGCGCTTGGCGTCCTGCATCTCCTCGCCCGCGGCGCTCGGCAGCTCGAAGCCCACGAGGCTGAACAGGATGAGGGGCACCAGCGCGACGAAGCTGGAGAAGTCGGGCTTGAAGCCGCCGGCGCGAATGCCGTGGAAGCCGTGCCGGACGCCGTAGCCGACCACCGTGATGCTGAAGAAGCCCAACAGCAGGAAGCGGGCGATCGCACCGATGGTCGCCACCCACTTGCCGACGCGGAACGACAGGACGGCGAAGAGCACGCCCAGCCAGATGAACGGGATGCCCAGCAGCACCGTCGTCGTCGTCGAGTAGTCGGCCTCGCCGTTGAAGAACACGACGAGCCCGCTCAGCGCAGTGGCGACCAGCGTGCCGCCCATCCACACCGGGTTCGTGACCCAGTAGAAGAAGTTGTTGACCGCTCCTGCCAGGTGGCCGAACGCCATGCGCACCCAGACATAGGGGCCGCCCTCGTCGGTGAAGCCCGCGCCGAGCTCGGCCAGCAGCATCGCCGACGGCACCGCGAACAGCAGCACCGAGACCACCAGCCAGGTGAAACCCGCCCCGCCCTGCGTCGCGAGCGTGCCGAGCCCGTCGACGCCGACCAGCGTGCACACCAGGAAGAAGAAGATGTCGGCGCGGCCGAAGTGCTTCTGCAGCTTGGCCTTCTCGGCCGCCGCATCGGCTGTCGCCGGCGCGTGGTGGACCGTCAGCGTCGTGGACTTCCGCCCCGACCGCAGTGCCTCGCTCATCGCTGACGCCTCTCGTCCGGTCCGTGCGCCGTCGGCGCTCGCGACACAGTGGCTCAAGGCGGTTACCGTAACGTTGCAGGACTGCTTCCGCGGCGAAACAGCGGACAACGCGCTCGGCTAGCCTGTGCGCTCGTGGCACCCACCCGTACGCTGCTCGTCACCCTCACCGGAGCCGACCGTCCGGGGGTCACCTCCCGGCTCTTCGCGGCCTTCGCTGGCGCCGACGTCGCGGTGCTCGACGTCGAGCAGGTCGTCGTCCGCGGACGCCTCGTGCTCGGGGTGCTGCTCGAGGGCGCCGACCTCGCCTCGCTCGAGCGGGCCGCCCGCTCGGCGGGCGACGGGCTCGGCATGGAGGTCGAGACGCTGCCCGGTGCGGCCGAGCCCGAGCAGCGCGCTTCCCGCAGCCTGGTCACCGTGCTCGGGCGCCCGCTCACGCCGGCGGCGCTGGCAGCCGTGACCGGGCGGATCGCCGACGCCGGCGCCAACATCGACCGCATCGTGCGCATCGCGCGCTACCCCGTGACAGCGGTCGAGATGGAGGTCTCCGGCACCGACACCGCCGACCTGCGGCTGGTGCTGGCGCGCGAGGCGGCCCAGCAGCGCGTCGACGTCGCGGTGCAGCGGGCCGGCCTGCACCGCCGCGGCAAGCGGCTGGTGGTCATGGACGTCGACTCGACGCTCATCCAGGGCGAGGTCATCGAGATGCTGGCCGAGCACGCAGGCGTCGCCGACGAGGTCGCGCGCGTCACGGAGTCGGCGATGCGCGGCGAGCTCGACTTCGCCGAGTCGCTGCACGCCCGGGTCGCGCTGCTGGCCGGCCTGCCCGAGTCGGTCTTCGACGACGTACGCCGCTCTGTCGTCCTCACACCCGGCGCGCGCACGCTGGTGCGCACCCTCAAGCGGCTCGACCACCGCGTCGCGGTGGTCAGCGGTGGTTTCACCCAGGTCGTGCAGCCGCTGGCTGATGAGCTCGAGCTCGACTACGCCGCCGCCAACACCCTCGAGGTCGTGGGCGGCACGCTGACCGGCCGGATCGTCGGCGACGTGGTCGACCGGGCGGGCAAGGCCGCCGCGCTGCGCCGGTTCGCGGCCGACTGCGACGTGCCGCTCGGGCAGACCGTCGCGATCGGCGACGGCGCCAACGACCTCGACATGCTCGGCGCCGCCGGGCTCGGCGTCGCCTTCAACGCCAAGCCGGTGGTCCGCGCCGCGGCGCACACCGCCGTCACCGTGCCCTACCTCGACGCGGTGCTGTTCCTGCTCGGCATCCCGCGCGAGGAGGTCGAGGAGGCCGACGCGCTCGACGGCTGAGCGCCGGCGTCACCCGAAAGGCGCACGCTCATGGTGTGCGCACCGTGTGGTTCTGGGCACAACGGGGAGTGTTCGGCCTAGGGTGAGCGACGCAGCACGGTCCGCAGCGGGGCCGTCGGAGCAGGGGGGCACGTCGATGAGCGAGCAGGTGCAGCGCAAGGGTGCGCCGGGCGACCCGATCACGGGCAGCGCGGTCGCGCTGGTCCCCGTGGGAGACGCCCGGCTGCTGACGGGCACGCTGCTGCGCTGGGAGACCCCCGCGCCGGGCAGCCCCGTCGGCACTCCGGTCACCCTGACCGTCGACATCAGCCCCACCAACGCCCGCGGCGGCGCCTTCCCGGTCTGGGCGACGGTCCTCGCCGCCGGCGGCGACTCCCTCGTCGTCTCGGCCGAGGCGACGCCGACCGAGACCTCGACCGTGGTGTCGCTGACCGGCTCGGTCGCCGTGCGCGAGCCCCGCCGCCGCAACGTGCGCGCCGCCGCCCACGTCGACGTCGACCTGACGGTCAAGGGCATCGCCGGGCGCATCGCCGGGCGCACCCTCGACCTGTCGGCGGGCGGCTGCCGCGTCGCGCTCGACACCGGCGAGCAGGAGCTGCCGGCGATGCGCGAGGGCGAGTCCACCGACATCGTCATCCACCTCGACCGGGCGAACCGGCCGCAGATGAGCGGCCACGTCCACGCGGTGCGACCGGGCGGGCAGATCGTGATCCGCTTCGACTCGGTGCCGCAGCCCGTGGCCGAGCAGATCGAGCGCTACGTCTACGCGACGCTGCCCTAGGCGCGGGGCGTCTCCAGCGAGACCAGGCGGCACGCGAACGCCGGGGTGTCGGCCCACGCGCTGGGCACCTCGACCACGGCGACCGAGCTGGTGGCGAGGTCGGACGGCTCGCTGGTCAGCTCGCCGACCAGCAGGCTGAGGCCGGGGTTGTGCCCGACCAGCGCGATGACGTCCTCGTCGTCGTCGAGCCCCCGCACGACCCGGAGCAGGTCGCCGAGCGAGGCCTCGTAGACCGCCTCGTCGACGACGGTGGTGGGGCGCTCGTCCCACGCCGCCACCAGCGCGTCGACGGTCTGCCGGGCGCGCAGCGCGGGCGAGCCCACCACGAGCCCCGGGCGCCCCACGTGCTCGGCCACCCACTGCCCGGCCGCGGCGGCGTCGGCGCGCCCCTGCCGGGCCAGCTGGCGGTCGATGTCGTCGGTGCCGGGCGCGGCGCGCTCGGCCTCGCCGTGCCGGACGACGACCAGGGTGGGCACGGCTGCTCCCCCGGCCTCAGGCGCCGATGGCGTGCACGCCGCCGTCGACGTGGACGATCTCGCCCGTCGTCGCCGGGAACCAGTCCGAGAGCAGCGCGCACACGGCGCGGGCAGCCGGCTCCATGTCGGCGGTGTTCCAGCCGAGCGGCGCGCGGGTCGCCCAGACGTCGGTCAGCTGGTCGAAGCCCGGGATGTGCTTGGCCGCGGTGGTGCCGAGGGGCCCGGCGGCGACGAGGTTGACGCGCACGCCGCGGGGGCCGAGGTCGCGCGCGAGGTAGCGGGCGGTCGACTCGAAGGCGGCCTTGGCCACGCCCATCCAGTCGTACTGCGGCCAGGCGACCGTCGCGTCGAAGTCGAGGCCGACGACCGAGGCGCTCTCGCCGAACAGCGGCGCGCAGGCCATCGTCAGGGCCTTGAGCGAGTAGGCCGAGGTGTGCAGGGCGACGGCCACGTCGTCCCACGGCGTCTCGAGGAACCGGCCGCCCAGCGCGGACTGCGGCGCGAAGCCGATCGAGTGGACGACTCCGTCGAGGCCGTCGACGTGCTCGCGCAGCGCGTCCGCCAGCCCGTCGAGGTGCTCGGTGCTCGTGACGTCGAGCTCGACGACGGGCGCCTTCTGCGGGAGCCGGCCGGCGATCGCGGAGGTGAGCCGCAGCGCCTTGCCGAACGAGGAGAGCACGACCTGCGCGCCCTGCTCCTGCGCGATGCGGGCCGCGGAGAAGGCGATCGAGCTCTCGACGAGCACTCCGGTGACGAGCAGGCGCTTGCCTTCGAGGATTCCCATGGCTGCAGGCTAGTGGCCCATGCCGAGGCCGCCGTCGACGGGCACGACGGCGCCGGTGACGTAGGCGGCGTCCTCGCCGGCCAGGAAGCGCACGACCGCCGCGACCTCCTCGGGGCTCGCCAGGCGCTTGAGGGGCACGGAGCCGAGGATCTCGGTGCGCCGGGCGTCGCTGAGCTGCGCGGTCATGTCGGTCTCGACGAAGCCGGGCGCGACGACGTTGACGGTGATGCCGCGAGATCCGACCTCGCGGGCGAGCGAGCGGGCGAGCCCGACCAGGCCCGACTTCGACGCCGCGTAGTTGACCTGCCCCGCGCTGCCGCTGAGCGCCACGACCGACGAGACGAGCACGATGCGGCCGCGCTTGAGGCGCAGCATGCCGGCGGCCGCGCGGCGCGCGACGCGGAACGAGCCGGTGAGGTTGGTGTCGAGCACCGAGGTGAAGTCCTCGTCGGGCATGCGCATCACCAGCTGGTCCTTGGTGATGCCCGCGTTGGCGACGGCCACCTCGACCGGGCCGTGGGCCTCCTGCGCGGCCTCGAACGCCGCGTCGACCGCCGCGGTGTCGGTCACGTCGGCGCGGACCCAGGTCACGCCCTCGGGCGCGTCCGCCGGCGGCTCGCCCGAGCGGTAGGTCGCGGTCACGGAGTCGCCCGCCTCGACCAGTGCCCGCACGACGGCGAGCCCGATGCCACGGTTGCCGCCGGTGACCAGCGCGGAGCGACCCATCGAACCTCCCACAGTGCGGCAGCGACCCGGCGACGCAGCCCGCAGGACCCTACCGCCCCGCCCGGTCCTGAGGTGCCGGGCGCACCGCGCGGACGTACGGTTGAGGGGTGGTGAGGACCCAGCGACCGCGCACCGAGCCGGTCTACCAGATCACCGGGGTCGCGCCCGGGCTGCAGCAGGACATCGCAGCGCGCTCCCGGCGCTACGCGTGGAGCATGGGGCTGCGCTCCGTGTGCTTCGTGCTCGCTGTCGTGACCACCGGGTGGGTGCGCTGGACCTTCGTCGGCCTGGCGATCGTCCTGCCCTACATCGCCGTGGTCGTCGCCAACGCCGGTCGCGAGCCGAACCGCCCGATGCCCGCCGTGCACCAGCCGGTGCCCCAGCGCCTGGCCCTCGAGGCCCCGCGCGAGCTCGGCGCAGGTCCGGGCAGCGTGCGCGCCACGCGCCCGCCCGCAGCCTGAGCGGCTGGCGGAGGGCGCGCCTGCTACAACATCGGCCATGCCCGACCTCGACCGCCCCGTCGTCGCCTTGACCTTCGACGACGGCCCATCCTCGTTCCGCCCGCGCACCCTGGAGGTGCTGCGCGAGCACGGCGTGCCTGCGACCTTCTTCGACGTCGGCGCCCGCGTGCGGGCGAACCCGCACCTCGTGGCGTTCGCCGCAGCGGAGGGGCACCTGGTGCTCAACCACACCGACACCCACCCGCGCCTGGCCGACCTGCCCGACGAGCAGGTGCGCAGCGAGGTCCGGGAGACCGAGCAGGCGTTGGCCGCGGCCGGGGTCGAGCCGGCCTTCAAGGCGGTGCGGCCGCCGTTCCTCTCCACCGACGAGGGGGTGCGCGGGGTCCTGTCCGACCTGGGCTACCTCGAGGTCCTGGCGACCTTCGGCGTCCCCGACTACGACCCGGCGACCACCGCCGAGCAGATCGTGGCGGAGGTGCTCGAGAAGGCCGAGCCAGGCGCCGTGGTGGTGCTCCACGACGGCGCCATCGACAGCGGCGCCGGCGCAGCGACCGTCGAGGCCCTGCCGGCCATCATCACCGGCCTGCGCGAGCGCGGCTACGAGCTCGGGCTGCTCGACGCCTCCGGCTCGGCCGTGCCCGCCACGCTGCAGCACCGGAGCGACCCCGTCCCTCCGGTCCAGGCGCCGGTCCCCTACCGGCCGCTCGTGCACGAGTCGCCCGAGCCGCCGGCCCCCTGGGTCGTCAGCGTCGGGGTCGGCCCGGGTGCCGTCGAGGCGATGTGGCGCGACTACTGCACGGCCACCGGCGCCGACCCGGACTCCCTGGACGTCGCCACCGCGTTCGGCGACAGCCCCGCGATGGCCGACCAGCTCCTCGAGCTGGTGCTCCACGGGCCCAAGCGCGCGACGGCCGGGCTCCTCGCGGACTTCGACGCGGGGACGCCGCTCCCGAGCGTCGGCGCCCACTGGATCGTGCTCGACGGCACCGGCGCCCCGGCGTGCGTGCTGCAGACCACCGACGTGCGCACGGGCCTGCTCGGCAGCGTCGACGACGCCTTCGCCCTCGACGAGGGCGAGGGCGACCGCACCCGCGGCGACTGGCTGGCCGGGCACCGGCGCTACTTCGAGCGCCAGGGCGAGCGGCGCGGCACGCCCTTCGACGAGACCACCGAGCAGGTCGTGTTCGAGCGCTTCCGCGTCGTGTGGCCGCCTGAGGTCGCCGACCGCTGAGCCCCGGAGCCGGGTCGCGTACGTTGTCGCGATGCGCATCGCGGTCATCGGCGGCACCGGGCACATCGGCACCTACCTCGTCCCGCGGCTCGCCGCCGCCGGGCACGAGGTCGTCTCCCTCTCGCGCGGCCAGCGGGAGCCGTACTCCTCCTCGGCCTGGTGGAGCCGGGTCGAGACCGTGCAGGTCGACCGCGACGCCGAGGACGCGGCGGGCACGTTCGGCCGGCGGGTCGCCGAGCTCGACGCCGACGTCGTCGTCGACCTGCTCTGCTTCACGCTCGACAGCGCCCGCCAGCTGACCGACGCGCTCGAGGGGTCAGGCACCTCCCTGCTCCACTGCGGCACGATCTGGGTGCACGGCCCGAGCTCCGAGGTGCCGGCCGTGGAGGACCAGCCCCTGCACCCCACCAGCGACTACGGCCGCGCCAAGGCGGAGGTCGAGGAGCACCTGCTGACGCTGTCCCGGCGGGGACGGCTGTCCAGCACCGTCATCCGCGCGGGCCACATCACCGGCCCCGGCTGGGCGCCGATCGGCCCGGCCGGCAACCTCGAGCTCGACGTCTTCGGGGCCCTCGCCCGCGGCGAGGAGGTCGTGCTGCCGAACTTCGGCCTGGAGGCGCTGCACCACGTGCACGCTGCCGACGTCGCCCAGGCGTTCGCCCTCTGCGTCGAGGCGCCGGAGGCCGCCCGCAGCCAGGCCTTCCACGTCGTCGCCGAGCGGGCGGTGACCCTGCGCGGCCTCGCGACGGCGGTCGCCTCGTGGTTCGGTGCCGAGCCGCGGCTGCGCTTCGCGCCGTTCGACGAGTTCGCTGACGAGGTCGGCGCCGACGTGGCCGCGGTGACCCTCGACCACATCTCGCGCAGCCCGGTCATGAGCATCGAGAAGGCCCGGCGCGCGCTGGGCTACGCGCCGCGCTGGACCGCTCTCGAGGCGGTCCACGAGGCCCTCGTCCGGCTGGTGGCCGACGGCCTCGTCGACACCGGCGGCCGGACGCCGGCCACGTTGCCGTAGCGGTGCAGGGTGCGGCTGATGCTCTGCTCGCGCACCCAGTGGCGGAGCTCCGCGCGACCGTAGGCGCTGACCGGGTCGTCGTCGACCGACGTGCCGGCAGCGTGGCAGGCGCGCCGGAGCGGGTCCGAGTCCCCGCCGAGGACGCGTACGCGGTCCACCGCACCCGCGCGCCAGGCGGCCACCGCGGCGTCCTCGACGGAGGCGTCGCTGAGGAGCACACGCGTACCCGCCAGACCGGCGGCGGCGAGAGCCAGCGAGACGTCTCGGCTCGCCGTCGCGGCGTCGACGCGGAGCAGCACACCGCGCGGGAGCGGGCGGTGGCGCAGGACGTTCGACTCGGCCTCCAGCCCGCTCGGGTCGCTGTCCGCGCCGAGCTGGCGCCACGCCTCGGCGTAGTCGTCGGCCACGTCGGGACCGTCGAGGCAGCGCCCGAGGCTGAGGACGTAGCCGGGGCCGCCTGCCTTGACGCCCCTGCCGACCGACGACCGCTTCCAGCCGCCGAAGGGCTGCCGCTGCACGACGGCTCCGGTGGTGTGCCGGTTGACGTAGGCGTTGCCGACCTCGACGTGCTCGAGCCAGTAGTCGACCTCGGAGTCGTCGAGGCTCCAGATCCCTCCGGTCAGGCCGTAGGCGGGCGCGTTCTGCAGCTCGACCGCGTGGGCGAGGTCGGTGGCGCGCATGACGCCGAGCACCGGCCCGAAGCACTCGGTGAGGTGGAAGCTCGACCCCGGGGCGACGCCGGTCTTCACGCCGGGCGTCCACGTCGTCGGCCCGAGCTCGCGGGGCTCGACCAGCCAGCGCTCCCCCGGCTGCAGCGTGCGCAGGGCGTCCGCGAGCGGGCCCCGGGGCGGGGCGACCAGCGGTCCCACGACCGTGGCCGGGTCGCTCGCCGGGCCCACGCGCAGCGTGGTCACCGCGTCGCGCAGCCGCTCGTGGAACGCCGGGTCGTCGTAGACCGCTGCCTCCACGATGGCCAGGCTCGCGGCCGAGCACTTCTGGCCGGCATGCCCGAATGCGCTGCGCACCAGGTCCTTGATCGCGCCGTCGAGGTCGGCCGTCTCCGTGATGACCATGGCGTTCTTGCCCGACGTCTCGGCGTGCAGGCGCAGCTGCGGCTTCCAGCCGAGGAAGAGCTGGGCGGTGTCCCACGAGCCGGTCAGCACCACCGCCGCGACGTCGGGGGAGGTGACCAGGCGCCGACCGGCGTCGTCGTCGCCGCACGGCACCAGCTGCAGCACCTCGGGCGGCACTCCGCCCGCCCAGCACTGCTCGACGAGCACGCGCGCCGTGCGCACCGTCTCCGGCGCGGGCTTGAGGACCACCGTGTTGCCTGCAGCCAGCGCTGCCAGGACGCCACCGGCCGGGATCGCGTAGGGGAAGTTCCACGGCGACGCGACCACCACGACGCCCAGCGGCACGAAGCGGGTGCCCGCCGACGCCATGCGGTCGAGCTCCCGCGTGCTCGCGGCGTAGTAGCGGGCGAAGTCGATGCCCTCGGAGACCTCGGGGTCCGACTCCCCCACCGTCTTGCCGCCCTCGGCGGCCATGACGGCGATCGAACGGCCCCGCCGGCGAGCCATGACCTCGGCCACCGACGTGAGCACCCGCCGCCGGTGCTCCGTGGTGGTCTGGGACCACTCCAGGAGCGCCGCGCGCGCACGAGCGACCGCGAGGTCGACGTCGGTGACGGTGACGCTGACGCTGACGCTGACGGCAGGCTCGTCGGCGGCGCCGGCCGACGCGTGGTCCCGCAGGCTCTGCTCGACCCACGACCTGTTGCGGGCCAGGGAGAAGTCGGTGTCCGGCTCGTTGGTGAAGGGTGCTTCGGCGTCGAAGGAGACCAGCTCGGTGAGCCGGTCCTGCCTGCGCCGCGGCTCGGCCCGCACGGAGTGC
Above is a window of Motilibacter peucedani DNA encoding:
- a CDS encoding APC family permease gives rise to the protein MSEALRSGRKSTTLTVHHAPATADAAAEKAKLQKHFGRADIFFFLVCTLVGVDGLGTLATQGGAGFTWLVVSVLLFAVPSAMLLAELGAGFTDEGGPYVWVRMAFGHLAGAVNNFFYWVTNPVWMGGTLVATALSGLVVFFNGEADYSTTTTVLLGIPFIWLGVLFAVLSFRVGKWVATIGAIARFLLLGFFSITVVGYGVRHGFHGIRAGGFKPDFSSFVALVPLILFSLVGFELPSAAGEEMQDAKRDVPAGIAKSVIATGLLYGLPVLGILLVLPEDQATGLAGFPQALKQSLTIFGGSVSTGADGAVTVSLSAGAEAIGWVMGLLIVVVAFTSGLTWIMGSDRTLAVSCYDGAGPRWFGAFSERFGTPVRVNILSGVVSTAVFVATLSITGGNAAKFFNVALGLAISTTLISYLGIFPAAWRLRGQRADDGGYRAPWIGVTTVVSMAFIVFCTVELLFPGLGDGWFAEDYRPEEWASDERWSYLLTEAVPLAAFIAIAVGFWWAGARHRRNEVVVLPEARRP
- the serB gene encoding phosphoserine phosphatase SerB, encoding MAPTRTLLVTLTGADRPGVTSRLFAAFAGADVAVLDVEQVVVRGRLVLGVLLEGADLASLERAARSAGDGLGMEVETLPGAAEPEQRASRSLVTVLGRPLTPAALAAVTGRIADAGANIDRIVRIARYPVTAVEMEVSGTDTADLRLVLAREAAQQRVDVAVQRAGLHRRGKRLVVMDVDSTLIQGEVIEMLAEHAGVADEVARVTESAMRGELDFAESLHARVALLAGLPESVFDDVRRSVVLTPGARTLVRTLKRLDHRVAVVSGGFTQVVQPLADELELDYAAANTLEVVGGTLTGRIVGDVVDRAGKAAALRRFAADCDVPLGQTVAIGDGANDLDMLGAAGLGVAFNAKPVVRAAAHTAVTVPYLDAVLFLLGIPREEVEEADALDG
- a CDS encoding PilZ domain-containing protein; protein product: MSEQVQRKGAPGDPITGSAVALVPVGDARLLTGTLLRWETPAPGSPVGTPVTLTVDISPTNARGGAFPVWATVLAAGGDSLVVSAEATPTETSTVVSLTGSVAVREPRRRNVRAAAHVDVDLTVKGIAGRIAGRTLDLSAGGCRVALDTGEQELPAMREGESTDIVIHLDRANRPQMSGHVHAVRPGGQIVIRFDSVPQPVAEQIERYVYATLP
- a CDS encoding SixA phosphatase family protein is translated as MPTLVVVRHGEAERAAPGTDDIDRQLARQGRADAAAAGQWVAEHVGRPGLVVGSPALRARQTVDALVAAWDERPTTVVDEAVYEASLGDLLRVVRGLDDDEDVIALVGHNPGLSLLVGELTSEPSDLATSSVAVVEVPSAWADTPAFACRLVSLETPRA
- the fabI gene encoding enoyl-ACP reductase FabI; translation: MGILEGKRLLVTGVLVESSIAFSAARIAQEQGAQVVLSSFGKALRLTSAIAGRLPQKAPVVELDVTSTEHLDGLADALREHVDGLDGVVHSIGFAPQSALGGRFLETPWDDVAVALHTSAYSLKALTMACAPLFGESASVVGLDFDATVAWPQYDWMGVAKAAFESTARYLARDLGPRGVRVNLVAAGPLGTTAAKHIPGFDQLTDVWATRAPLGWNTADMEPAARAVCALLSDWFPATTGEIVHVDGGVHAIGA
- the fabG gene encoding 3-oxoacyl-ACP reductase FabG codes for the protein MGRSALVTGGNRGIGLAVVRALVEAGDSVTATYRSGEPPADAPEGVTWVRADVTDTAAVDAAFEAAQEAHGPVEVAVANAGITKDQLVMRMPDEDFTSVLDTNLTGSFRVARRAAAGMLRLKRGRIVLVSSVVALSGSAGQVNYAASKSGLVGLARSLAREVGSRGITVNVVAPGFVETDMTAQLSDARRTEILGSVPLKRLASPEEVAAVVRFLAGEDAAYVTGAVVPVDGGLGMGH
- a CDS encoding DUF3099 domain-containing protein; the encoded protein is MVRTQRPRTEPVYQITGVAPGLQQDIAARSRRYAWSMGLRSVCFVLAVVTTGWVRWTFVGLAIVLPYIAVVVANAGREPNRPMPAVHQPVPQRLALEAPRELGAGPGSVRATRPPAA
- a CDS encoding polysaccharide deacetylase family protein codes for the protein MPDLDRPVVALTFDDGPSSFRPRTLEVLREHGVPATFFDVGARVRANPHLVAFAAAEGHLVLNHTDTHPRLADLPDEQVRSEVRETEQALAAAGVEPAFKAVRPPFLSTDEGVRGVLSDLGYLEVLATFGVPDYDPATTAEQIVAEVLEKAEPGAVVVLHDGAIDSGAGAATVEALPAIITGLRERGYELGLLDASGSAVPATLQHRSDPVPPVQAPVPYRPLVHESPEPPAPWVVSVGVGPGAVEAMWRDYCTATGADPDSLDVATAFGDSPAMADQLLELVLHGPKRATAGLLADFDAGTPLPSVGAHWIVLDGTGAPACVLQTTDVRTGLLGSVDDAFALDEGEGDRTRGDWLAGHRRYFERQGERRGTPFDETTEQVVFERFRVVWPPEVADR
- a CDS encoding NAD-dependent epimerase/dehydratase family protein, with amino-acid sequence MRIAVIGGTGHIGTYLVPRLAAAGHEVVSLSRGQREPYSSSAWWSRVETVQVDRDAEDAAGTFGRRVAELDADVVVDLLCFTLDSARQLTDALEGSGTSLLHCGTIWVHGPSSEVPAVEDQPLHPTSDYGRAKAEVEEHLLTLSRRGRLSSTVIRAGHITGPGWAPIGPAGNLELDVFGALARGEEVVLPNFGLEALHHVHAADVAQAFALCVEAPEAARSQAFHVVAERAVTLRGLATAVASWFGAEPRLRFAPFDEFADEVGADVAAVTLDHISRSPVMSIEKARRALGYAPRWTALEAVHEALVRLVADGLVDTGGRTPATLP
- a CDS encoding proline dehydrogenase family protein, which codes for MAADGERAVQQAVQLAARLQERAAVREPRAARSRRRRLGRLLADPRGRALLLDLTDRVLRVRRPARAARQLARLDLSGAVSWSGAVDSVLLHAGAAAAPWLPRLTMPLVSARVRAETAAVVLPAGHADYAQHARRRAAQGIRLNVNVLGEAILGEAEARRRLDAVLERMSWPEVTAVSVKATSLCAQLDVLAYDDGVARVSERLGELYAAAARRDPPTLVTVDMEEYRDLHLTADAVMRALDEPAARHFDAGIVLQAYLPDSVGVLQELAGWAAARRAAGGGRTRVRLVKGANLAMERVDADLHGWEQAPFATKAEVDANYKRLLELALDPRLSDCLQVGVASHNVFDLAWALVCRSDSGAEARVEPEMLEGMAEGLALETAELAGSLLLYAPVAEAGDLLSATAYLARRLDENASPDNFLNHQFSLTTASEQWTVERDRFVASVRDRHSVRAEPRRRQDRLTELVSFDAEAPFTNEPDTDFSLARNRSWVEQSLRDHASAGAADEPAVSVSVSVTVTDVDLAVARARAALLEWSQTTTEHRRRVLTSVAEVMARRRGRSIAVMAAEGGKTVGESDPEVSEGIDFARYYAASTRELDRMASAGTRFVPLGVVVVASPWNFPYAIPAGGVLAALAAGNTVVLKPAPETVRTARVLVEQCWAGGVPPEVLQLVPCGDDDAGRRLVTSPDVAAVVLTGSWDTAQLFLGWKPQLRLHAETSGKNAMVITETADLDGAIKDLVRSAFGHAGQKCSAASLAIVEAAVYDDPAFHERLRDAVTTLRVGPASDPATVVGPLVAPPRGPLADALRTLQPGERWLVEPRELGPTTWTPGVKTGVAPGSSFHLTECFGPVLGVMRATDLAHAVELQNAPAYGLTGGIWSLDDSEVDYWLEHVEVGNAYVNRHTTGAVVQRQPFGGWKRSSVGRGVKAGGPGYVLSLGRCLDGPDVADDYAEAWRQLGADSDPSGLEAESNVLRHRPLPRGVLLRVDAATASRDVSLALAAAGLAGTRVLLSDASVEDAAVAAWRAGAVDRVRVLGGDSDPLRRACHAAGTSVDDDPVSAYGRAELRHWVREQSISRTLHRYGNVAGVRPPVSTRPSATSRTRASWTASRAVQRGA